A genomic region of Pseudomonas sp. RSB 5.4 contains the following coding sequences:
- a CDS encoding helicase HerA-like domain-containing protein, with protein MPDTSQLVIGADLAGQPIAQAMRLANRHGLIAGATGTGKTVTLQRLAEAFSDAGVAVFAADIKGDLCGLGAAGNPQGKVAERIAGMPWLDYKPQAYPVTLWDIHGESGHPLRTTLSEMGPLLIGSLLELTDSQQAALYAAFKVADREGLLLLDLKDLKALLNHLKDNPQLLGEDAALMTTGSSQALLRRLATLEQQGAEALFGEPALQLEDILQPAADGRGRIHLLDASRLVHEAPKVYATFLLWLLAELFEQLPERGDADKPLLALFFDEAHLLFGDTPKALQDRLEQVVRLIRSKGVGVYFVTQSPSDLPDSVLAQLGLRIQHGLRAFTAKEQKSLRAVADGFRPNPAFDTLSVLTELGIGEALVGSLAEKGTPEMVQRVLVAPPQSRIGPLSETERTMLIAGSPFKGRYDKPIDRESAYEILMGRKDLAPPAETPAGKPAAEEPSLADRAGEFLGTAAGQALKSAMRQAANNLGKQLVRGLMGSLLGGSKRR; from the coding sequence ATGCCTGACACATCGCAACTCGTTATCGGCGCCGATCTGGCGGGGCAACCGATTGCTCAGGCCATGCGCCTGGCGAACCGCCACGGGCTGATCGCCGGTGCGACCGGGACTGGCAAGACCGTGACTTTGCAGCGTCTTGCCGAAGCATTCAGTGATGCCGGCGTCGCGGTGTTCGCCGCTGACATCAAGGGCGACCTGTGCGGGCTGGGTGCTGCCGGCAATCCGCAGGGCAAGGTCGCCGAGCGCATCGCCGGCATGCCTTGGCTCGATTACAAGCCGCAGGCCTATCCGGTGACGTTGTGGGACATTCACGGCGAATCCGGTCATCCGTTGCGCACTACGTTGAGTGAAATGGGCCCGTTGCTGATCGGCAGCCTGCTGGAGCTGACCGACAGCCAGCAGGCCGCGCTGTACGCGGCCTTTAAAGTAGCGGACCGCGAAGGCCTGTTGCTGCTGGACCTGAAAGACCTCAAGGCGCTGCTCAATCACCTCAAGGACAATCCGCAGCTGCTCGGCGAAGACGCCGCGCTGATGACCACCGGTTCCAGTCAGGCGCTGTTGCGTCGGCTGGCGACCCTGGAGCAGCAGGGCGCTGAAGCCTTGTTCGGCGAACCGGCGCTGCAACTGGAAGACATTCTGCAACCGGCCGCCGATGGCCGTGGGCGCATTCATTTGCTCGATGCCAGCCGCCTGGTCCACGAAGCGCCGAAGGTCTACGCGACCTTTCTGCTGTGGCTGCTGGCCGAGTTGTTCGAGCAGTTGCCGGAGCGCGGCGATGCCGACAAACCGCTGCTGGCGTTGTTCTTCGATGAGGCGCACCTGTTGTTCGGCGATACGCCCAAGGCGTTGCAGGACCGGCTTGAGCAAGTGGTGCGATTGATCCGCTCCAAGGGCGTCGGGGTGTATTTCGTTACTCAGTCGCCGAGTGATTTGCCGGACAGCGTGCTGGCGCAACTCGGTCTGCGGATCCAGCACGGCTTGCGCGCGTTCACCGCCAAGGAACAGAAATCCCTGCGTGCGGTGGCGGATGGTTTTCGGCCAAATCCGGCGTTTGACACCTTGTCGGTGCTGACGGAGCTCGGCATCGGCGAAGCGTTGGTCGGTTCGCTTGCCGAGAAGGGAACACCGGAAATGGTCCAGCGGGTGTTGGTGGCACCGCCGCAATCGCGGATCGGGCCGTTGAGCGAAACCGAGCGCACGATGCTGATTGCCGGCTCGCCGTTCAAGGGCCGTTATGACAAGCCGATTGATCGTGAGTCGGCGTACGAAATCCTGATGGGCCGCAAGGATCTGGCGCCGCCGGCAGAAACACCGGCCGGCAAGCCGGCAGCCGAGGAACCGAGCCTGGCCGATCGTGCCGGGGAGTTTCTGGGGACGGCGGCGGGGCAAGCGCTGAAGTCGGCGATGCGCCAGGCGGCCAATAATCTGGGTAAACAACTGGTGCGCGGCTTGATGGGCTCGTTGCTCGGTGGCAGCAAACGGCGTTGA
- a CDS encoding methyl-accepting chemotaxis protein, translating to MNKNLRFSHKILLAAGLIVIAAFASFTLYNDWLQRNAIRADLNNYLNEMGEVTADNIQTWLNGRILLVENAAQNIAINPEPANVASLLEQKSLTSTFMATYLGDATGHFTIRPDVKMPDGFDPRVRPWYKGAESSSASTLTEPYIDAATGQLIISIATASKKAGQSVGVVGGDLSLQTLVDTLTARDFSGMGYAFLVSADGKILVHPDKALVMKSLKEAYPQDTPRISSDFSEITVDGKTRIVSFTPIKGLPSVNWYIGLSVDKDKAFAMLSEFRTSAVIATVIAVVIIIALLGMLIRLLIQPLHVMTRAMEDIADGEGDLTKRLTIVNNDEFGVLGTAFNRFVERIHGSIREVSSATGQVNEVALRVVAASNSSMYNSDQQASRTSSVAAAINQLGAAAQEIARNAAQASNQASDARGLAEDGQQVVDRSIKAMNQLSSMLSASSSNIESLNSKTVNIGQILEVITSISQQTNLLALNAAIEAARAGEAGRGFAVVADEVRNLAHRTQESAQQVQTMIEELQVGARESVSTMSDSQRHSQDSVEIANLAGERLNSVTQRIGEIDGMNQSVATATEEQTAVVESINVDITEINTLNQEGVENLQATLRACSDLEQQASRLKQLVGSFRI from the coding sequence ATGAACAAAAATCTGCGCTTCAGCCATAAAATTTTGCTTGCCGCCGGCCTCATCGTCATCGCCGCTTTCGCCTCGTTCACGCTGTACAACGACTGGCTGCAACGCAACGCGATCCGCGCTGACCTGAACAACTATCTCAACGAGATGGGCGAAGTCACTGCCGATAACATCCAGACCTGGCTCAACGGGCGCATTCTGCTGGTCGAGAACGCCGCCCAGAACATCGCCATCAATCCGGAACCCGCCAACGTCGCCAGCCTGCTGGAACAGAAATCCCTGACCTCGACGTTCATGGCCACTTACCTCGGCGATGCCACCGGTCACTTCACCATCCGCCCGGACGTGAAGATGCCGGACGGCTTCGATCCACGGGTGCGCCCTTGGTACAAAGGGGCCGAGAGCAGCAGCGCGTCGACCCTGACCGAGCCGTACATCGACGCCGCCACCGGGCAGTTGATCATCTCCATCGCCACCGCCTCGAAAAAGGCCGGCCAGAGCGTTGGCGTGGTGGGCGGTGACCTGAGCCTGCAAACCCTGGTCGACACCCTCACCGCCCGGGACTTCTCCGGCATGGGCTACGCGTTCCTGGTCAGCGCCGACGGCAAGATCCTGGTGCACCCGGACAAGGCGCTGGTGATGAAGTCGCTGAAAGAAGCCTATCCGCAGGACACCCCGCGCATCAGCAGCGACTTCAGTGAAATCACCGTCGATGGCAAGACCCGCATCGTCAGCTTCACCCCGATCAAAGGCCTGCCTTCGGTCAACTGGTACATCGGTTTGTCGGTGGACAAGGACAAAGCCTTCGCGATGCTCAGTGAGTTCCGCACCTCGGCGGTGATTGCCACGGTGATTGCGGTGGTCATCATCATCGCGCTGCTGGGCATGCTGATTCGCCTGCTGATCCAGCCACTGCACGTCATGACCCGCGCCATGGAAGACATCGCTGACGGTGAAGGCGACCTGACCAAGCGCCTGACCATCGTCAATAACGATGAATTCGGTGTGTTGGGTACCGCATTCAACCGTTTCGTCGAGCGTATTCACGGCTCGATCCGCGAAGTGTCTTCGGCCACCGGGCAAGTCAACGAGGTCGCGTTGCGCGTGGTCGCGGCGTCCAACTCGTCGATGTACAACTCCGATCAGCAAGCCTCGCGCACCAGCAGCGTCGCCGCCGCGATCAATCAGTTGGGCGCCGCCGCCCAGGAAATCGCCCGCAACGCCGCGCAAGCTTCGAACCAGGCCAGTGACGCCCGCGGCCTCGCCGAAGACGGCCAGCAAGTGGTGGATCGCAGCATCAAGGCGATGAATCAACTGTCGAGCATGCTCAGCGCCTCCAGCAGCAACATCGAGTCGCTGAACAGCAAAACCGTGAACATCGGGCAGATTCTGGAAGTGATCACCAGCATCTCCCAGCAGACCAACCTGCTGGCGCTTAACGCGGCGATCGAAGCGGCGCGGGCCGGTGAGGCCGGACGCGGCTTTGCCGTGGTCGCCGACGAAGTGCGCAACCTGGCGCACCGCACCCAGGAATCGGCGCAGCAGGTGCAGACCATGATCGAGGAGCTGCAGGTCGGCGCCCGTGAATCGGTGAGCACCATGAGCGACAGTCAGCGCCACAGCCAGGACAGCGTGGAAATCGCCAACCTCGCCGGCGAACGCCTCAACAGCGTGACCCAGCGCATCGGCGAAATCGACGGGATGAACCAGTCGGTAGCGACCGCGACCGAGGAGCAGACCGCGGTGGTCGAGTCGATCAACGTCGACATCACCGAGATCAACACGCTGAACCAGGAAGGCGTCGAGAACCTGCAGGCGACGTTGCGCGCGTGCTCGGATCTGGAACAGCAGGCTTCGCGGCTGAAGCAGTTGGTCGGTAGCTTCAGAATTTAA
- a CDS encoding glycosyltransferase family 1 protein codes for MFYAPASGGVRTYLDAKHRRLGVKPGIRHSLLIPGAHFSEHDGVYTVPAPALPFGKGYRFPLRLAPWRNVLQDLQPDLIEVGDPYLTAWAALDARRQLDVPVIGFYHSDLPLLVSNRMGHWVTPNVEAYVTKLYGNFDRVLAPSQVMADKLTGLGVRNVFVQPLGVDLQTFHPDARDNGLRAELGIAEDTRLLIFAGRGSKEKNLPVLLKCMRRLGPRYHLLLVGSSMPAVVPDNVSVIDGFCPAATVARLMASADALLHAGDQETFGLVILEAMACGIPVVAVAAGAFEEIINQNCGLLCAPNNPQAMANAVRELFSRGCVKLGQQARQHVERHYSWDSVVDSLLGHYHAVLGHSWPRVANG; via the coding sequence ATGTTCTACGCCCCGGCCAGCGGCGGCGTACGCACCTATCTGGACGCCAAGCATCGTCGGCTGGGCGTCAAACCGGGCATTCGCCACAGCCTGCTGATCCCCGGCGCACACTTTAGTGAACACGATGGCGTCTACACGGTGCCCGCGCCTGCACTGCCGTTTGGCAAAGGCTATCGCTTCCCGCTGCGTCTGGCGCCGTGGCGCAATGTCCTGCAGGATTTGCAGCCCGACCTGATCGAAGTCGGCGACCCGTACCTGACTGCCTGGGCAGCGCTGGATGCACGACGCCAACTGGATGTGCCGGTGATCGGCTTTTATCACTCGGATCTGCCGCTATTGGTCAGCAACCGCATGGGCCATTGGGTCACGCCGAATGTCGAGGCGTATGTCACCAAACTCTACGGCAATTTCGACCGGGTGCTGGCGCCGAGCCAGGTCATGGCCGACAAACTCACCGGGCTGGGGGTGCGCAATGTCTTTGTGCAGCCACTGGGGGTGGATCTGCAAACCTTTCACCCCGACGCCCGCGACAACGGTCTGCGCGCCGAACTGGGGATTGCCGAAGACACCCGTCTGCTGATCTTTGCCGGGCGCGGCTCCAAAGAGAAGAACCTGCCGGTGCTGCTCAAATGCATGCGACGCCTCGGCCCGCGCTATCACCTGTTGCTGGTCGGCTCATCGATGCCCGCCGTGGTCCCGGACAATGTCAGCGTGATCGACGGGTTCTGCCCGGCCGCCACCGTGGCGCGATTAATGGCCAGCGCCGACGCCCTGCTGCATGCCGGCGATCAGGAAACCTTCGGTCTGGTGATCCTCGAAGCCATGGCCTGCGGGATTCCGGTGGTCGCAGTGGCGGCCGGGGCGTTCGAGGAAATCATCAACCAGAACTGCGGCTTGCTGTGCGCACCGAACAACCCACAAGCCATGGCCAATGCCGTGCGCGAATTGTTCAGTCGCGGCTGCGTGAAACTCGGCCAGCAGGCGCGGCAACACGTCGAAAGGCATTATTCCTGGGACAGTGTGGTCGACAGCCTGCTCGGTCATTATCACGCGGTCCTCGGCCATTCCTGGCCTCGGGTGGCCAATGGCTGA
- a CDS encoding DUF2334 domain-containing protein — protein sequence MADPLNRRAVLLVLHDVAPSTWADYQPFVEAVDALGGVPMTWLVVPNFHGRDALEAHPAFCRRLGERVARGDELALHGFYHDDREPAPTTPRDWFMRRIYTHEGEFYHLSREAALARLRAGIELFQRYDWPLHGFVAPAWLMSEGTRQALRELPLHYTSDPQHLYCLPDFTSIDAPGLVWSARSAWRRGLSKVLSDQREQRWRQAPVIRLGLHPVDIRYRYSRNYWLQTLKRLLAEGRMPMTKIDWLAQQRGQLGHAA from the coding sequence ATGGCTGATCCCCTGAACCGCCGCGCCGTGTTGCTGGTGCTGCACGACGTAGCACCGTCGACGTGGGCGGATTATCAGCCATTCGTCGAAGCCGTCGATGCGCTGGGCGGCGTGCCGATGACCTGGTTGGTGGTACCGAATTTCCATGGGCGCGATGCTCTTGAAGCGCATCCGGCGTTCTGTCGCAGGCTCGGCGAGCGGGTGGCCCGTGGCGATGAACTGGCCTTGCACGGTTTTTACCATGACGACCGCGAGCCGGCGCCGACCACGCCCCGCGACTGGTTCATGCGCCGGATCTACACCCACGAAGGCGAGTTCTATCACCTGTCCCGCGAAGCCGCGCTTGCGCGACTGCGTGCCGGTATCGAGTTGTTCCAGCGCTACGACTGGCCGTTACACGGTTTCGTCGCCCCGGCCTGGCTGATGAGCGAGGGTACGCGCCAGGCCTTGCGCGAGTTGCCGTTGCACTACACCAGCGATCCGCAGCATCTTTATTGCCTGCCGGATTTCACCTCGATCGATGCTCCCGGTCTGGTGTGGAGCGCCCGCAGTGCCTGGCGCCGTGGCCTGTCGAAAGTCCTCAGCGACCAACGCGAGCAGCGCTGGCGTCAGGCCCCGGTGATTCGCCTCGGCCTGCACCCGGTGGATATACGCTACCGTTACTCGCGAAACTACTGGCTGCAAACCCTCAAACGCCTGCTCGCCGAAGGACGCATGCCGATGACCAAGATTGACTGGCTGGCGCAACAGCGCGGGCAACTCGGGCACGCCGCATGA
- a CDS encoding lysylphosphatidylglycerol synthase transmembrane domain-containing protein produces the protein MSRGILLLIGLLAALLIPLLLGGNEIWSRLQSFPLPWLLVLFGMILLCWGINTLRLRLLLGDQRDRVSPLKSLGVVMAAEFAYCATPGGSGGPLTIMALLARCGVRPARGSAVFAMDQLSDLLFFLCALSAILIYALFQHLSDRMEWLLMVSAVSLFGGLIGCALLARYHRALIRLSGRLLARMNVEHSTRRRWARKLLHFLAAFTDTLKLPWQTLSKVFALTCVHWLLRYSVLYLALRGLGADLQWAWSFLVQMLSLGAGQFTLLPGGAGAAELTSAALLAPMVGKSTAAAAILIWRAVTFYFYLLVGGPVFVLMLGRPLLKKLMKVRQAS, from the coding sequence ATGAGCCGCGGCATTCTGTTGTTGATCGGCCTGCTCGCGGCGCTGCTGATTCCGCTGCTGCTCGGTGGCAATGAAATCTGGTCACGCCTGCAAAGCTTTCCGCTGCCATGGCTGCTGGTGCTGTTCGGCATGATCCTGCTCTGCTGGGGTATCAACACCCTGCGCTTGCGGCTGTTACTGGGCGATCAACGAGATCGCGTCTCACCGCTGAAGAGTCTCGGGGTGGTGATGGCCGCCGAGTTTGCCTATTGCGCCACCCCCGGTGGCAGCGGCGGTCCGCTGACCATCATGGCCCTGCTGGCCCGTTGCGGCGTGCGCCCGGCGCGGGGCAGCGCGGTGTTTGCGATGGATCAGTTGAGCGATCTGCTGTTCTTTCTCTGCGCCTTGAGCGCAATTCTGATCTACGCGCTGTTCCAGCACCTGAGCGACCGTATGGAATGGCTGCTGATGGTCAGTGCCGTGTCGTTATTCGGCGGCCTGATCGGTTGTGCACTGTTGGCGCGCTATCATCGCGCACTGATTCGCCTGAGCGGGCGCCTGTTGGCCCGCATGAACGTCGAGCACAGCACCCGCCGACGCTGGGCGCGCAAGCTCTTGCACTTTCTTGCAGCGTTCACCGATACCCTGAAATTGCCGTGGCAGACCTTGAGCAAAGTGTTTGCGTTGACGTGCGTGCATTGGCTGCTGCGTTACAGCGTGCTGTATCTGGCGCTGCGCGGGCTGGGTGCGGACTTGCAGTGGGCCTGGAGCTTTCTGGTGCAGATGCTGTCGCTGGGTGCGGGCCAGTTCACGCTGTTGCCGGGGGGCGCAGGCGCGGCGGAATTGACCTCGGCGGCGCTGCTGGCGCCCATGGTCGGCAAATCCACAGCGGCGGCGGCAATCCTGATCTGGCGGGCAGTGACGTTCTATTTCTATCTGCTGGTGGGTGGCCCGGTGTTTGTGCTGATGCTGGGACGACCGTTGCTCAAGAAATTGATGAAGGTCAGACAGGCTTCTTAG
- the purU gene encoding formyltetrahydrofolate deformylase: MRTFRLVISCPDRVGIVAKVSNFLASHNGWITEASHHSDNQNGWFFMRHEIRADSLPFGIEVLREKFAPIAEEFSMDWRITDTEQKKRVVLMASRESHCLADLLHRWHSDELDCEISCVISNHNDLRSMVEWHGIPYYHVPVNPQDKEPAFAEVSRLVKQHDAEVVVLARYMQILPPALCREYAHKVINIHHSFLPSFVGAKPYHQASLRGVKLIGATCHYVTEELDAGPIIEQDVVRVSHSDSIEDMVRFGRDVEKMVLARGLRYHLEDRVLVHGNKTVVF, encoded by the coding sequence ATGCGCACCTTTCGGTTGGTGATTTCCTGCCCTGACCGCGTTGGCATCGTTGCCAAAGTCAGTAACTTTCTGGCATCCCACAACGGTTGGATCACCGAAGCGAGCCACCACTCGGATAATCAGAACGGCTGGTTCTTCATGCGTCACGAGATCCGTGCCGATTCGCTGCCGTTCGGTATTGAAGTACTGCGCGAGAAGTTTGCGCCGATCGCCGAAGAGTTCTCGATGGACTGGCGCATTACCGATACCGAACAGAAGAAACGCGTAGTGCTGATGGCCAGCCGCGAATCCCACTGTCTGGCAGACTTGCTGCACCGCTGGCACAGCGACGAGCTCGATTGCGAAATCTCCTGCGTGATTTCCAACCACAATGACCTGCGCAGCATGGTCGAGTGGCATGGCATTCCTTATTACCATGTCCCGGTCAATCCGCAGGACAAGGAGCCGGCCTTCGCCGAAGTCTCGCGTCTGGTCAAGCAGCACGACGCCGAAGTGGTGGTGCTGGCGCGCTACATGCAGATCCTGCCGCCGGCCCTGTGCCGCGAATACGCACACAAGGTGATCAACATTCACCACAGCTTCCTGCCGTCGTTCGTCGGTGCCAAGCCGTACCATCAGGCGTCGCTGCGCGGCGTGAAGCTGATCGGCGCGACCTGCCACTACGTGACCGAAGAGCTGGATGCCGGCCCGATCATCGAGCAGGACGTGGTACGCGTCAGCCACAGCGACAGCATCGAAGACATGGTGCGTTTCGGCCGTGACGTCGAGAAGATGGTGTTGGCCCGTGGTCTGCGCTATCACCTCGAAGACCGCGTGCTGGTGCACGGCAACAAGACCGTGGTGTTCTGA
- the mvaT gene encoding histone-like nucleoid-structuring protein MvaT, translating to MSLINEYRATEEAIKELQARLKNLSQDDKLQAELEFEGKLRTLMGEYSKSLRDIIALLDPESKTKGTRGAAVKTTGTKRARKVKQYKNPHNGEVIETKGGNHKTLKEWKAKWGGDVVEGWATLLG from the coding sequence ATGTCCTTGATCAACGAATATCGCGCCACCGAAGAAGCAATCAAAGAGCTGCAAGCCCGTTTGAAGAACCTGTCGCAAGACGACAAATTGCAAGCCGAGCTGGAATTCGAAGGCAAACTGCGCACCCTGATGGGCGAATACTCCAAGTCCCTGCGCGACATCATCGCCCTGCTGGATCCGGAATCGAAAACCAAAGGCACCCGTGGCGCCGCAGTAAAAACTACCGGCACCAAGCGCGCGCGCAAAGTTAAACAATACAAAAACCCGCACAACGGCGAAGTCATCGAAACCAAAGGTGGCAACCACAAGACTCTGAAAGAGTGGAAAGCCAAGTGGGGCGGTGACGTGGTTGAAGGCTGGGCTACCCTGCTGGGCTAA
- the sbcB gene encoding exodeoxyribonuclease I → MTSIFWYDYETTGINPRNDRPLQVAGIRTDHDLNEIDEPVNLYCQPSEDILPHPAACAITGITPGQLAEHGLSEADFMTRVHAQLAAPGTCGAGYNTLRFDDEMTRYSLYRNFFDPYAREWQGGNSRWDLIDVVRAAYALRPDGLVWPTDDEGKVTLKLERLTAANHIDHGHAHEALSDVRATIALARLIREKQPKLYDWLFQLRSKQKVMDQIRLLQPLVHISGRFSAARHYVGVVLPLAWHPRNRNALIVCDLHLDPQGLLDLDAETLRQRLYTRRDDLAEGELPVPLKLIHINRCPVVAPLSVLRADDQQRLGLDMALYQARALRLSDAQQVWKDKVAAIYASEDFTPSEDPEQQLYDGFIGDRDRRLCEQVRTADPAQLAQEHWPFDDERLPELLFRYRARNFPDTLNSEEQERWRIFCQQRLSEPQMGAPNTLQSFAEAAQQWALSATPIQNQVLNEWQNYVEALRKRLNL, encoded by the coding sequence GTGACTTCAATCTTCTGGTACGACTACGAAACCACCGGCATCAATCCGCGCAACGACCGCCCGCTGCAGGTCGCCGGGATTCGCACCGACCACGACCTCAATGAAATCGACGAACCGGTCAACCTCTACTGCCAGCCCAGCGAAGACATCCTGCCGCACCCGGCGGCCTGCGCGATCACCGGCATTACCCCGGGGCAACTCGCCGAGCACGGCCTGAGCGAAGCCGATTTCATGACCCGTGTGCATGCGCAACTGGCGGCGCCCGGCACTTGCGGCGCGGGTTACAACACCTTGCGTTTCGACGACGAGATGACCCGCTACAGCCTGTACCGCAATTTCTTCGACCCGTATGCCCGTGAATGGCAGGGCGGCAACAGTCGCTGGGACCTGATCGATGTGGTGCGTGCCGCGTATGCGTTGCGCCCCGATGGCCTGGTCTGGCCGACCGATGACGAAGGCAAGGTCACCCTCAAGCTCGAACGTCTTACGGCCGCCAACCATATCGACCACGGGCATGCGCACGAAGCGCTGTCGGACGTGCGCGCCACCATCGCGCTGGCGCGGTTGATCCGCGAGAAACAGCCGAAGTTGTATGACTGGCTGTTTCAACTGCGCAGCAAGCAGAAGGTCATGGATCAGATTCGTCTATTGCAGCCGCTGGTGCATATCTCCGGACGCTTTTCGGCGGCGCGGCACTATGTCGGTGTGGTGCTGCCATTGGCCTGGCATCCGCGCAATCGCAATGCGCTGATCGTCTGTGACCTGCACCTTGATCCGCAAGGCTTGCTGGATCTGGACGCCGAAACCCTGCGCCAGCGCCTGTACACTCGCCGCGACGACCTCGCCGAAGGTGAACTGCCGGTGCCGCTGAAACTGATTCACATCAATCGCTGCCCGGTGGTGGCGCCGTTGTCGGTATTGCGCGCCGACGATCAGCAGCGCCTGGGCCTGGACATGGCGCTGTATCAGGCACGTGCGCTGCGGCTAAGTGACGCACAACAAGTTTGGAAAGATAAAGTCGCGGCGATTTACGCCAGCGAAGACTTCACGCCGAGCGAAGATCCGGAACAGCAGTTGTACGATGGATTTATCGGTGATCGTGACCGGCGTCTATGTGAGCAAGTGAGGACGGCGGATCCGGCACAATTAGCGCAAGAACACTGGCCGTTCGATGATGAACGTCTGCCGGAATTACTCTTTCGATATCGCGCACGCAACTTTCCCGATACGTTGAATTCCGAGGAGCAAGAACGCTGGAGAATATTCTGTCAGCAGCGTTTGTCCGAGCCGCAAATGGGCGCGCCTAATACCCTGCAATCTTTTGCCGAGGCCGCGCAGCAATGGGCGCTTAGTGCTACGCCGATACAGAATCAAGTGCTCAATGAGTGGCAGAATTATGTCGAGGCATTGCGCAAACGTTTGAATCTTTGA
- a CDS encoding RDD family protein, with amino-acid sequence MLENTAAPRKAPLNPPLDTRYQVETPEGIDLPLRPAGLMVRSLAFSIDLGIRGAILGVLFLLLAFLGQLGMGLGSLLLFAVSWWYMVLFEVLRQGRSPGKQWMGLRVIHDDGTPIGWSASLLRNLLRFVDMLPFGYFLGAISCLQHPTFKRLGDIAAGTLVVYSERPLARPQLPDAQPRRSPVPLTLSEQRALLAFAERQGELSPARVNELAALLAQPLHISAPKAVSELNGIARGLLGPT; translated from the coding sequence ATGCTCGAGAACACAGCAGCGCCACGGAAAGCACCGCTGAACCCGCCACTCGATACCCGCTATCAAGTGGAAACCCCGGAGGGCATCGACCTGCCGTTGCGCCCGGCCGGGCTGATGGTGCGCAGCCTCGCCTTCAGCATCGACCTGGGCATTCGCGGAGCCATCCTCGGCGTGCTGTTCCTGCTGCTGGCATTTCTCGGTCAGCTCGGCATGGGCCTGGGTTCGCTGCTGCTGTTTGCCGTCAGTTGGTGGTACATGGTGCTGTTCGAAGTGCTGCGTCAGGGCCGTTCGCCGGGCAAGCAGTGGATGGGCCTGCGGGTGATCCACGATGACGGCACACCGATCGGCTGGTCGGCCTCGCTGCTGCGTAACCTGCTGCGTTTCGTCGACATGCTGCCGTTCGGTTATTTCCTCGGGGCGATCAGTTGCCTGCAGCACCCGACCTTCAAACGCCTGGGCGACATCGCCGCCGGCACCCTGGTGGTCTACAGCGAACGCCCACTCGCACGCCCGCAACTGCCCGACGCCCAGCCGCGTCGCTCGCCCGTCCCGCTCACCCTCAGCGAACAACGCGCCCTGCTCGCCTTCGCCGAACGCCAAGGCGAACTGTCCCCAGCGCGGGTCAACGAGCTGGCCGCGCTGCTCGCCCAGCCGCTGCACATCTCGGCGCCCAAAGCGGTCAGCGAACTCAACGGTATCGCCCGCGGCTTGTTGGGGCCGACATGA
- a CDS encoding stage II sporulation protein M encodes MKQSLFETRHKAEWERFTLALERLEHGRDTSQVATFPKAYRRLCQHLALAQERGYSSFLTDSLQQLVLRGHQQLYRHRTRFGANLLGFILADFPRLVRAEWPFVLAAGLVFFGSLIGFALLVYAFPERVYNLIPAEQVREMQSMYDPVAGHLGRSAERAASEDWVMFGYYVMHNIGIAFQTFASGLLLGVGSAFFLLYNGLIIGAVAGHLTEIGFGQTFWSFVIGHGAFELSAIALAGAAGLKLGWALIAPGRLTRGEALKTAARTSVLLVCGVMLFLLIAAFIEAYWSSRTGVTPPIKYAVGAALWIAVAAYLLFAGRTRHAPE; translated from the coding sequence ATGAAGCAGAGTCTTTTCGAAACTCGCCACAAGGCCGAATGGGAGCGCTTCACGCTGGCGCTTGAACGCCTCGAACATGGCAGGGACACCTCGCAAGTGGCCACTTTCCCCAAGGCTTATCGACGCCTGTGCCAGCATCTGGCGCTGGCACAGGAGCGCGGCTACAGCAGTTTTCTGACCGACTCGCTGCAACAACTGGTGTTGCGCGGCCATCAGCAGCTTTACCGGCACCGCACTCGTTTCGGCGCCAACCTGCTGGGTTTCATCCTCGCTGACTTCCCTCGACTGGTGCGTGCCGAATGGCCGTTCGTGCTGGCCGCCGGCCTAGTGTTTTTCGGCAGCCTGATCGGTTTTGCCTTGCTGGTGTATGCCTTTCCCGAACGGGTCTACAACCTGATCCCCGCCGAACAGGTGCGCGAGATGCAGAGCATGTACGACCCGGTGGCCGGGCACCTCGGGCGTTCGGCCGAACGGGCGGCCAGTGAAGACTGGGTGATGTTCGGCTATTACGTGATGCACAACATCGGCATCGCCTTCCAGACCTTCGCCAGCGGTTTGCTGCTGGGCGTGGGCAGCGCGTTTTTCCTGCTCTATAACGGCTTGATCATCGGCGCGGTGGCCGGGCATCTGACTGAAATCGGTTTCGGGCAGACGTTCTGGTCGTTCGTGATCGGCCACGGGGCTTTCGAGCTGAGCGCCATTGCCCTGGCGGGTGCCGCCGGCCTGAAACTCGGCTGGGCGTTGATCGCGCCCGGACGCCTGACGCGCGGTGAAGCACTGAAAACCGCCGCGCGCACAAGCGTGCTGCTGGTGTGCGGGGTCATGCTGTTCCTGCTGATCGCGGCGTTCATCGAAGCGTACTGGTCGTCGCGGACCGGGGTCACACCGCCGATCAAATATGCGGTCGGTGCCGCGTTGTGGATCGCCGTGGCGGCCTATCTGCTGTTCGCCGGAAGGACCCGCCATGCGCCTGAGTGA